CTGGCACGAAGCTGTACCAGGAGTCGTCGTACATGGTGGACTGCCTCGAAAGCTGTTCGGGGGTGTGGACGGGATGCTCTGGCGCAAAAGAGGTCTTGTGCTGTCCGGTCTGGCGCCGGTCGATGTTCCCACCAAAATGCCCGCCCGGACCGTGCCAGACAGCTCAAGCCAGCTCAGCTACAACGCTCGcccacctaggtacctaccttggGACCTGTAGCGTGAAATGGGCGGAAAATCATTAGCCCCCACTCCCCAACTGCGGCCGGCTGTCCGACACTGCGGAAGTGAAAATTGGAGCCCGGATGCTCACCCGCTGCGGGGCGCACGGACCCTAGTGATGACAGGGGTCCCTGCTACACTCTTGATTTGGTGCTCAGCGAATCGAAGTTTTTAGTTTTCGTGGATGACCTCACGACCTGTCAGCGAACCTCCCGGTTGCACCTCACCATTAGCCGCCTCTCTCAAGTGGTTTGTTTTCATTAATGGTTCATTAAACGCCCCAAAACTTTACAACCATCTGTCCCATAACCCCCTTAACGTGAGCTACTCAACGATGAAGGCTTGCAGGACAGCTACACGCAACGCCGGCGCGTCTCTTACAGCTCAGAGAtgcgccgccgtggcccgCCGCCATGCCAGCTCTGGCCCCCGCCGTCCCGGTGAGAAGTCGGGCCTGGGCAAGGCAACTGCTTTGCTTCTCACTGCAGGAGCCGCGGGTAGTCTGTACTACGCCGACGATCACTTCAACGGGCCCCTGAAGCAATACTTCAGCCCCGAAGCAGACAAGGATGCTGAGCTGCACAAGCCAAAGTACCAAAAGGCCGAAATcgagttcgagaaggaaaggaaggcTGCACTGTCAAAAGAGGAGAACCGTGATCTTATCAGCTCTCAGCATCTTCAGGTCAAACAGAGCTGGGAAAACCCTGGGGTCTACGCTTGGGGTTCCAATGTGGGCAAGGTGATCGATCCCAACTCCAAGGAGACTGTCGTCAAGCTTCCGAGACGGATCAAGTATTTCGATGGCCAGCTGTTGAGGGACATCAAGTTATGCCAAGATTTTGGTGCGGCCGTCACGGAGAAGGGCAACCTTGTGCAATGGGGCCTGGGTTTCTCAAACACGGACCCGTCGCCTGTCGAGACGCTCAAGGGCAAGGATATTTCCAAGATTACCATCTCCAACGACCGCATCATCGCACTCTCGTCCAACGGATCGGTGTACTCGGTCCCGGCGTCACAGAGCGGCTTGGTGTCAGGCTCAAAGTCGCTGCAACAGCCGCAAcagtcctcgtcgtcctggaTCCCCTTTTGGAGCTCGGTTGGACCAGAGTCGGTCAGGTTCAGAGACCTGACGCCCAAGAACCTAGGCTGGGGCGAGAAGGTCACCGACATCAGCAGTGGCCTGCAGCACAGCCTGCTGCTGACCTCCAAGGGGCgcgtcttctccgccgccgccagcacgGTCGAGTTCCCTTCCAAGGGCCAGATGGGCGTCCCGGGCCTCAGCTGGACCTCGCGTCCGGCCGGGCCGTACGACCAGCCCCATGAGATCACCGGTCTGTCGGGCTTTAACGTCGCCAAGAttgccgccggcgacttcCACTCGGCTGCTCTGACTAAGGACGGCAAGCTCTTCACCTTTGGCGATAACACATACGGCCAGCTCGGGCTGCCAGCGGAGCTGATGTACCAAAAGGTTGACGCGCCGGCTCTCCTGCCCACCGCTAAGCTCTATGCCAACACCGGCCTCATTCCTAAGATCACGACCATCGCCGCTGGGGGAAATAACACCTTTTTCACCGTGGACGCGACGGAGGCTAACAGCGAGGACGCTGGTGGGGACCTCGCGCCGGCGCGCCGCATGCCCAAGGTCACGGCAGATCTCTGGGCGTGCGGCCAAGGCGTCtacggcgccctcggcacgGGCAAGTGGACGCACGTGACGGCTGGGCcggtcaaggtcaaggcgCTGTCGTCGCTCTTCGAGttcgacgagaagaacaaCTGCATGGCGCCGATACGGTTGTCCCACGTCTCGGTGGGGAGCACGCACGCGTCGGCGACCATGGACAACGTCACGCGAACGGGGGCCACGACGAGCACCTCGGATCACGACACTAATTGGGGCGCTGACGTGCTCTTCTGGGGCGGCAACGAACATTACCAGCTTGGCACGGGCAAGCGCAACAACCTGAACACGCCGAGCTACATCGGCACGTTGGACGGGGGCGCTGGCGACGCGCTCTTGGGCcgggcgggcgaggtgcaCCGGTTCCAGCTCACGCCCCGGCAGACGGTCCGGCTGggcaaggacggcaagggcAGGAAGGTCACTCTGGAACAGAAGGTGGAGTGCGGACGGTTCGTGACGGCGGCTTACTCGGCGGTTTAGTCGTGGACGATAAGGTCGGCGACTTTGTATGTTTCAAGAGGGAGAGTGTCGAGCTCTGCTAGACTAGGGATGCTAGGGGGAGGGGCATCAATACTGTACTGTACTATTAGGTAGGTATGCGGGAGGATGTTGGATATTGTAAGGATATAACCCTGTAATTTTACAAACccgagggagggagagcgaCGCAGGGAAGGGAAAGCTGTCCGGCTTTTTCGGGAACAGGTTGAGATGACGAGAGGCCGCGaaggacgtcggcgacgcgtCGGAGATGTTGTTAAGCAGGCTCATATAATCCTCCGTGTTTTCCGCGCGGCAACGCTGTCGAAGCCTTGGCAAGAAGAATTCAACTCTAATTGTACGATATTCGCCCGCAGGACGGGTAGGGGAAGGTTCCAGAGTCTGGCGCACGACGTGAATCATTGAAGTCGGGCCAGCGCTTGGCAGTGGTTCAAGCGGAGAGGGTTGGCGGCACTGGACGGACAGACGGCACAGAACTTgccgagagaaagaggaaggggaaaatGAGGAGGGGGCAAGGGAACGCGGGCTTGGCGGCCAAGCTTAGCAGTGTCAGTGGCAGTGGTCGGTCCGTCGACAGAGTTGTTCTAGAAGCTTGTCATTGGGAACCGCGAAGTCGGTTAGGGAACCAGCAGCCAAGTACCGGCCGGCGTGTTGGGAGTCAAGTAGACCGACCAGGAGTCAGACCTCGGGTCGTGCTTCTTGTGGAAGGGCCAGGGAACCACGAGTTAGGGGAAATGCCAAGGGACGCGAGACAGACAGCCTAGTTCTGCTCCGCGCGTCTTTTGTGCtactcccccccctcttaTGATCGCAGACGGGGTTTTTATCTGGTCACGTATACCGCCGGACTGGTGGATGACCAAAGGGGGTGGTCGGTAGACAATACGAAGGAGTGGATGGCAGACACGGCAGGACGGCAGGACGGCAGGACGGGAGAACGGGAGGGCGGGCG
The DNA window shown above is from Colletotrichum destructivum chromosome 2, complete sequence and carries:
- a CDS encoding Putative regulator of chromosome condensation 1/beta-lactamase-inhibitor protein II, whose translation is MKACRTATRNAGASLTAQRCAAVARRHASSGPRRPGEKSGLGKATALLLTAGAAGSLYYADDHFNGPLKQYFSPEADKDAELHKPKYQKAEIEFEKERKAALSKEENRDLISSQHLQVKQSWENPGVYAWGSNVGKVIDPNSKETVVKLPRRIKYFDGQLLRDIKLCQDFGAAVTEKGNLVQWGLGFSNTDPSPVETLKGKDISKITISNDRIIALSSNGSVYSVPASQSGLVSGSKSLQQPQQSSSSWIPFWSSVGPESVRFRDLTPKNLGWGEKVTDISSGLQHSLLLTSKGRVFSAAASTVEFPSKGQMGVPGLSWTSRPAGPYDQPHEITGLSGFNVAKIAAGDFHSAALTKDGKLFTFGDNTYGQLGLPAELMYQKVDAPALLPTAKLYANTGLIPKITTIAAGGNNTFFTVDATEANSEDAGGDLAPARRMPKVTADLWACGQGVYGALGTGKWTHVTAGPVKVKALSSLFEFDEKNNCMAPIRLSHVSVGSTHASATMDNVTRTGATTSTSDHDTNWGADVLFWGGNEHYQLGTGKRNNLNTPSYIGTLDGGAGDALLGRAGEVHRFQLTPRQTVRLGKDGKGRKVTLEQKVECGRFVTAAYSAV